The DNA window ATTTTCTTGTCTATTTTCCCCGGACGttgtttctttcaattgtcGAATCTTCTGCCAATCTATTCCAGAGCATTGAGATATACccattgaattgattgaaactGTCTtccttgaaaaaaaaaaaaaacattctATCTTTTTCTCAACAATGAATAGCACAActtcttttcttgtctTGATCATGTTCTGAAACGAAATCAGCAACACTTTAGATCCTTGAAAACTTCTCGGCAATATGACTGCCTCTCCCTCCACATGTGCTTTGATTAAACCAATTGTGTTAGATGTTGAACATTGCTAATGAGAGTTCCATCGTTGCTAATTTTCCAACTGTTTAAATCATTTCagaaatcaatatttcTAGGTTTCATATATTCCATTTCTCCATTTTTATATCAGTAGTAGCTTTATCATGTCTGTGATAGTGAAGTGACAATGAAGATAATAAGAAAATTAGttgtttgattgttgtcattttatttttttcttgccAGCTGTAAATGTTTGTCGACACGTGAGGTAAATCTTTTTTCTCGCCCGGATTTATCCCCCTTTTTTGCCCTCCCTTAAATCcgggaattacaaaaaccACTCTGAAAGCTGCACACGACATTCtgggaattacaaaaaaagtCGCGCGACATGTTTTTCCCATACAAATGATCatgtttttgtaattcccaaaaaaatctatttcTGTTCATATCTCTACACACACTGCTCCGATCACTCTCAAACCAAGTGCATTGAATTTCTACACACCAAAACCACCTACACACACCTCCACACCTCCTAATAACTGGTACTTTTTGTTCTGGTaagtttttgtaattcccaTTTGTAATTCCCAAAATTCCTTGTAATTCCCAAATCGCGCACTAACAAAATTcgcaccaaaaaaaaattttgtagTTCCCAAATCACGTTTCCATACGTATGTACTTGCAAACTTTAACCTTCCCATCTCTTCGGGTTCGCCCTCTGCACTCCTTCAAAGTTAACCCAAAATATGTCCTTTTCCATGaaattctgatttttcAGGTCGCGTGAGCACaaaatgatattttttcTCTTGACCTTAAAATCAACCAACTTTTCCAATCAACAGCAGATCAGTCTATATTAACGTTATAAACCTAAAAACTATATAAATCGCTTGTCCAGATGATATAGATTGCTTTGCTACCTTTAGTTTTGCACTACCACCAAAATTGGTGAAACCATAAAGTGCTAAAAATCATGACGCCTTTCCATGACGCATGTCACCTTCCTAACAAAATTCTATATATCTGACACCTTGTCAGTGCGCATAGATTAAGATTGCAAAATATCGGCCATTTTTTTAGCCAGCCATTTGTTCCAGCTAGTTATTTTTTCTACgctccaaaaaaaaaaagaaaaaaaatttatcatttctTCGTCCAACCATCTATCCATCCGTACGTCCTCCCCACCACCAACATGTCCTGTCATAACTCATACCTGTTGTCTTAGATTAGTCACGTTGCCTATTTTGTCATCCCGTCTTTGTTGTGCTACATCTTCACATGTCTGTGTTACTCAGTTTGTCTTAAATTATTCAACTTGTCCCTATTTCCCTCCAGATTAATTAGCATGCCTTTGTTATCAACTCGTCCTTGTTGTTACGTCTTTGCCTCCTCCCTGTTATGACTTGTCGTTGAATGTCTTGAGTTTTGTCATTCGTTCTTGAATTATCACCTTGTCTTCTATGTCCAGTTTTTGTTACTTGCCTTAGATTACTTGTGTTTATCTTGACATGTCTCAGATTAGTCAATTTGCCTTTGTCATGACTTGCCCCCACTTGTCTTACATTAATCAACTTGTGTTTGCCCCGTATTTGCCATAACTTGTCGATAAGTTTCTCagattaatcaaattgtcCTTGTTGTGTCGTATTTGCCTACTTCCTGTTGTCACTTGTCCTAGATTAATCAACTTGCGTTTGTCACTAGATTAGTCaacttgttcttgttcatcTTGTATTCGTCTTACACACATTTTACATCCTATTTCTTATCCTTCAACTCCTTATACACCAGAACCAATACATGTTGATACAATCCTGCCACCTGTGAACGCATCATAGCACGCATCCAATGATTAAACACTTGCATATCTCCCCTAAACCGTCTACATCTTGCATCAACAAACACAGTATAGAAATACAACAACGTCTTGTTCCCAATACAGCCATTGTGACCCTCATTTAAGCATCCACATTCTCGACATACATTTTCCCTGGGTACCTCGAAGTACGTCTCCATAGCATGCTTCTCCCATTCCTGACCAGCAATTTGCACAGCACTCCCAGTCGATTCAGCTCCTAAAACTTTAAGCATCCACTCCTCCggttcaaatttattaatcttCGACAAAACTCGTGCATACGTTTCATTCAAAATGTCTCTTCTACTATTCAACTTCAACCCAGTATCATCCAAAAACAGACACACCAAAAGTTTCTCATCATACCCTTGAATCATCTTGTCCATACTGCACAACCTCACAAACTTCATCCCCGCTCATTCCTCCAAATATAATCCTGCAAGCTAGACTTTGATGCACAACCTTATATCGCTCGCAAAAGTTTCTCGAACACTCCTCATCATTCATAAAACACCAATCACACACCCCTTCAACCCTCACAACCGGATTACCTTCTAACGTCGTTTTATAGAACTTAAACCATAAATGAAGATTGTCAATACTAATAAATGTATACTTTTTGTCAAGCTCTTCCAATTTCCTCTTTGCCTGTTCTAGGTCACTCTCCTGCTCTTGTGCACTCTCTTCTACTCGCCGTCTCTTAAATGCAGCCCCCAGTGCCTGCACCATTACTTTAACAATATCCCTTGTTTCACCATGTGTGTTCTGCACCCCACAACAGTTAAAGTGCCCATTCCATTTTAACAGGTAAAACTGacaaatttgtttcttaaTGCACTCACCAACATCAACACTCTCATCATACCCACCGTCTCGATCACCACTGAGAAATAAAACATACAGCGGCTTGCTTCTAGGTCTACCTATGACTTGAATAACTTCCGGAACCGTTGCCAATCTGTCTAATCTTCGATATATCCAAGCCTACCGAAGCCGCTTTCGTGGCAAGTATAATCCGTGTCCTACTAATCTGCTTGTGAGCCAACGCAATGTCACTAGTTTCAGAACTGATGCTCACACTGTTCGGGAAAATATCACCAAACCCTCTAAGCGTCGCGAGACAGCTAAAATAAACGAAAATGATCCCCTCGGAATAGCTCTCTAAAAACCgttcaacaacaccaaccAAACAACCAACCCTCTTCTCATCATCACTCACAAATTTCGACTCAATATAAACATTCCGGTTCGGCTCACTAACAAccgcaacaacaacttctCCTCCATCACAGTTGCAAAATTCTGCGGCAACGTCGCACCCAAACTAATAACCTTTTTGAATGATCGTAATATCAGGTACTTGATTCTAGATAATTCGCGAAATTCGCGCTCCTCTAAAAAGACCTGGGCTTCGTctaaaaccaacaaaaacaactcACCCGAATTTCCATAGCTTTGTctgaaattcaaaaaaaaaaatccttCACATGTGTCTTGGTAAGACTCTCAATCGTACCcacaatcaaatcaatactaTCATCAAACGCATCTAGATGGTCAAAATTGTGTGGTCAAAAATCAGTGCTCAAACAAAATCTGCGGTCAAAATATGTGCTCAAAAAAAACCTGTGCTCAAACAGAATCAGtgctcaaagaaaaatcagtGCTCACAAAACCTGTGGTCAAAAAACCTGTGGTCAAATCTgtggtcaaaaaaaaaatcagtgctcaaagaaaaaatctgtggtcaaagaaaatcagtgctcaaagaaaaaatgtgtggtcaaagaaaacctgtggtcaaagaaaaaatgtgTGCTCAAAAAACCTGTGGTCAAAGAATACGTGCGGTCAAATCTGCGGTCAAAAAATCAGTGCTCATAGAAAAAACCTGTgctcaaagaaaatcagTGGTCAAATctgtggtcaaagaaaaaatgtgtgctcaaagaaaatgtgCGGTCAAACCTGCGGTCAAAAAATCAGTGCCCTTCAAATCTGCGCTCTTTGGCGCTACCCAAAATGTGGTCAAgcagagaaaaaaaatgtggtCAAAACTCGGCGCTACCTAAAAACgtgtggtcaaagaaaatcataAATAACTCGCCACACAGAAAAGGTATAACCACCTTTCCTTTTTCAATCACAAATTCATTGGCCTAGCTAACTACATATCAACTCTCAGTTTACCACCTCTCCTGGTTGTCCGTCCACGTCTTTCCAAAACTGACCAAAAATCGctgtttttcaaaaaattctgatttttcGGGTCGTGCGcgcaaaaaaatcattttttctCTTGCCCTTGAATTTTTAACCTTTTTCTgataaacaacaactcaGTGTATATAAAAGCTATAAACCTAAAAATTATATAGTTTATCTCCCTGAGTTATGTAGATTCCTATGGTACCCTTACTTTTTTGCTAGCACCTAAATTGGGCAAATTATAAGTGCTAACAAACATGTGGTCAAGAAATGTggtcaagaaaaaaacatgTGGTCAACCTAACAAACTTTGTTAGCACATGTGGTCAAAAATGCGCGGGTAGTGGTAGATGGTCAGGGAACCGGATGCCAAAAAAGACAAGGTACTTTTGGAAAACCAGGAGATTAGACCTTGCTTCTACGGCTAAATTCTGCACCACTTGTCGTACCTTAGGTCACACAAGATGGACATGCACTTATGGAAACCACTGCTTCCGTTGCAATGAGAACTCCCACTCCACCGGTGGTCACTTTGCCTACATGGAGGCACAAGAGGCCAAGGTAGCAAAGACCACCGGTTATACACTCATatcaaaaaacaaaaaaaagaggagGGTCCAGATCCCTGGATACCCACCAAAAAACTCACCAGCCAATCAAGGCCAAACTATTTCAACCAATCAAGGGACTACTAAAAACTTACCAGCCGACCAAGGCCCAACTACTCCAGCCGAACAAGGCAAAACTACTTCAGCCGAACCTGGAAAGGTTCAAAACACAAGTGCAATCACTGCCCCAACAGAACCTGTCTCCCAAGATGGTGTTCAAACTCCCAGTGAAAACACTGACCCATTTAAAACTGTTGTTACAAACTGGGTTCCAACCATCAGGGAACACACTGAACCGGTCGTTGAAGGCCTtaacaaaataaactaCACCAACAACTCCACTGTCACCACACCAAAACCAGTAAAACCATTGGAAAGTGTGTGGATGAACGAAACCTCTAAGGAGGATGAGGAGATAACTATCTtggaagaaagaaaagtcCCAAGAATAAGAAAACCAGCACAAAACCCGGTATCCATGTCTtctgaagaagatgatgaaaatgatgcTGATTATACTGATGAAACCATGGATGAAGTTTCTGAACAAGATTCAGAAGATGATAACATGGAAACAGAAGACTACCAAGATGGAATTACTAATGTTGATGTACCAGAAGAAACAATCAACCAATTTATTCAGATTAAAAATGAGAGTCAGTACTGAGTACGTCAACGTCGGGTCATTCAACTGTGAAAAGACCCAAAATGTATTAGCTCCACAAGAactaattgaaaaatatgaCATTCTATTCCTccaagaattgaatgagTCAAACATAAAAGTAATCAAACAACTTAACTTACCAACAACCTTGATATTTTCTGAAAAAACCGGAATTATCATACACCATAAAATCAACGGACTTATCAAAGTCCACAAACAACATGTGATTGATATAGGCATTCAACTAGCTCCTGATCTCAGTGATGCATTGGTTACGATCAATAACAAGAAATATCACTTGATCAATACCTACTACCCAATCGCagacaaatcaaaacaacaaaaggCACTTACAACATGCCTATCCGAAAATTTAACAAAAGATAAACCCATTATATGGGGTGGGGATTTTAACCACATTCTCTCGGAAACTCTAGATAGGAGTTACGAGGGTGCAGACAAACCGGGAGAGGCTGGTTCGAGGAAACTATCATTAGAACTCTACCATCAACTCCAACTCAAGGATGTCTTCAGGTCACTATTCCCAACACAAAAAAACCACACAAATAATAACCCTCATAACAACAGAAGAATTGACAGGTTTCACATCAGTGAAACAATTGAAGTTGGGGAATTCcaccaagaaaaattaacaacaatcaaatccACACATGATCTTATTGCAATCACAATTAAAATAAGCAATAAACCAATTATTGACATGGGAAGACCTAGGTTTATCATCAGAGACAACCTCATGGAAAATCCATTGTTCATTAATGacattatcaaaaataaaccaaagaattggaaacaacttaaacaaacaatttcaaaactaACCAGAACCAAACGATACAAGAAAATGGAGAAAGAATTAGACTCAGACATCTTTGATGACTTAAGAGTCAGATTCAACGGcaaaaccaaaccaaaaaataaGGCAATACTTAAAATGGAAGACTTGGATGGCACTATAGCCGAAACCACGGATGaaattctaataattgCCAAACTTTTCATGGAAACATTGTATAAAAAATCACCAAACATACCCAACAACATCACCcattatttaaaagaatttacAACCAAAGTAACCAACGACGAAAGAGCCAAGTTAGATGCTCCCATCAcattgaatgaattaacAGATGAACTAACAGGAAAATCCGCCTCTTCTACCCCAGGGGAGGATGGATTCAATTTCCGGTTTATCAAGATATGCTGGGAAGTAATTGGACCCATCTTGGTCAACGTAAGTgaagaaattcaaaatagTGGAAAACTCCCCCAGGAGTTACaaaacatcatcatcaacctCATTCCCAAAAAAGGGAAATCAAATAACATCAACAATACCAGACCCATAAGTATAATAGATTGTGCCATCAGATTAATTAGCCTGGTCTATAATAGTAGGTTTCAGAAAATTCTCACCAACTATATCAGTCCAGACCAACACGGATTTTTATCCGGCAGGACAATCAGCGATGCTTCTCAGAAAATCCAATTGGTAATAGATGAAATGAACAAacacaaaagaaaaattagtGGGCCGGGGGCAATCCTCGTGGATATGGCAAAAGCCTTTGATTCATTGGACCACCTGTATCTCAAGCAGGTACTCAAAAAGTTCAATTTGGGACCGAGGACAATACTGTTTTGCATGGCCATAACAAGTGGACATAAGGGACAAGTCCTGGTGAATAACAAGACTTCTGAAGAATTCAAGTTGGACAGAGGGGTACGACAGGGAAATCCATTGTCTCCTCTTTTGTTTATACTTGCTTTAGAacctttgttttttcagTTGAACCGGAGAATCCAAGGGATCCACATGGGGAAAAAGTTGCGGGTCACTCGGAGACACATTCTCTAATAAACGCCTTACTGGCGCCGTCTAATCTGTTGAGCATCGCAGGCCATTGGCTTGCTCCAATGTTCTTCACGTAGGTAACCATATTCTCCAACTCCTCCAACTCACGGTCGGTATCTGCATGGGGCCccatttctatttcttttttgctttAGCCAACTGGTGGCCGTACGTGCCCGTCTTGGTACTCCCCTTCTTCGGTGGTGGCGGTGGCAGCTCGTCTGCAAGATGCACCAACTTCTCTGCCATGGTCGGCGGGTTGGTTGTCatgattgataaaaaaCTTGAACTCTCTGAATGCAATAATATGAAGACGCTAGTGTTTTATAAACGGGCCTCCAAGGTGTACTTGTATGTAAGTACTGAACGCAAAGGACCCACTTGCTTTCGATGGTATATTGCCAATATTTGTAATCACATCCTccattgttgaaaatgataaatttgggataacaataataagtTGTCTTGGTAGTTTCTCTTTGAAAGGTGTTTGGCCCCCAACTGGGCCCCCTTCTGGTGAAGAGTAGTTGTTGTGTagaatgaaaatttttttttttggttgttcgttttttctttttgtattgCCTGGTAAGTGCACACACCAATTAACCAAACCGTACGGATGCCCCAgcttattgaaaattggggGTGCTTGTCACCCCCTCGGGATGTTGTACGGATGAAGACTGGTACGGATGCAACACAGCTACGGATGTCTAACTTTTACGGATGTCTAACTTGTACGGATGCAATAGTGGTGTAGAGAGAACTTGTACGGATGCAATACAGGTGTAGAGAATCTTTAGAGTAGTTAGTCTTAGTAAATTTGTTACAGCTTCACATAGAAACTAAATATGCTAGTTTGTTGGTTTTCCTGATTCATAGATAGGCCATTTAAAGTTTGTATTGAGTCACTGACAAGCTGAAAAGAATTGTTCATTTTTGGTTGACAGGAATAGCAATTAGAGCTGTTTGTTTTAGAAAACTGAGATATAGTTCTTCATTCTGTAAGTTTATAGACAGGGCAAGTACACTTGTTTGTTTTAAGTTGTTGATAGATGAATTGCAGTGGTTTCATTTAAGTCAGAGAATAATCAACTagaattgtttgttgtttgctTTTAATCGATTAGATTTGTTCATTTGAATAGATTTCATTTAACTTctaatcaattgatctGTTCCATATTTGTTAAGATCAAAACTTATTTTTGAGCAATTTATCTGTGTATTTTCGATCCTGTTTCTCACAAAATTTCCCCAAAATGAACAGTATCCCCATTCGATGACTAAACCTCTTATCCTTTGCTCATAACTTAACCATTACACTTCTCTATACATATAATGGCACCTCTGCCAGCACTGGCTTGTCCTGCTCTAAGATCACCCCTATCATCACCTCATCGTGACTAACCTCCATCATATTGTACTTTTCTTTCCATTGCCACCCTTCACAAGCTTGCACTTGAAACTCAACCTAAAATCTAAACTGGGTAATCACATACCTATCCTTTATTTCCATCTTCTCAAGAACGGCGTTGGGGGATATAGGTTTGACGTGCCCAGTTGAGCGTATTCGCCTCAACACTCTCCATATCGATCAGGTACAAGTCTTGCATCACATCTCCCATCTCCAAAAACGTGTAAAACTATCGTCAAACTTAATAGGGCTGCCAATGTAAACGTGCTGACCAATCAAACTCCCAACGCAAACTCTATTCACATTAAACGTATAACTCGAGGATATCGTAATCCCACCTGCTTACTGATACTCTGGGTGATATCCCAGAAGTGTCCACTATGGGTAGTAGACACAGTAAACGATTCCTCAACATGATCTGGCTCTAGTGACTTTGCCATTCCAACATGTGTGCTTTCTATTCCAGTTGTGTGCgataaattgttttcaaatgatgaaatatttttttgggtcAATCTTAGGTCGTGCACCATTTCTAAAACGTATGTCTAATCCAAATCAAGTTATTTTGGGGGTGCTTGTCACCCTCTACTTACAAATGAGAACGCAGTTACGGATGCAAGACAGTTACGGGTGCTTTATAGGTTCTGCTATAGACCCGGTTTATCGTATTGTTAGTTTTTTGGCGTACCACCAAAGCCTACTTTTATATCTTTTTTCAACCAATATTTCTGCCTAAATTAGTTTGCTTACATATTTGATCCAAACCTGATATTAAACTCAACATCTGGTACACCGTCAACCAGCTTGGCAATGCTAGACCCGGAAGCATACCTCCCATCATTCTTATTAACGCTACAAGCTGCGCCAGTCATACCAACTCCGATGTATACGAAAAAATCGTACCACCAACAATAGAGATAACGATACAGATTGTGGCGCTTGATTAAGGTTTATCACTTACTCATAGAACTCCCTAATCCTGGTTTTGAACAATGTTTGACATAAACGGTTTATCTATTGACATTTGGCAGGCAGTTTTGTTGGCGTTGCCATGCAGGATAAACTCCGAACAATGCCGGCTTTAACACAGACTTCCCAATCCGGAAATAACTCTTTGCCCCACAatttaaacttttttttcgtAAAACTAATGGAAACCGTTTCTGGATATACACCAACCCCAATCGTTAGAGAACAGATGTTTAAAACACATACTATCGCATGTCCAACAGTTATACACCAAAAAGACAAATATATCTAGAAAGGGTGTTCTTATTGGCTTAGGTAGATCTAGGCTTGAGCCGTGGGATATTCCCGTCCTGCGTACAGTTATTTTATCTCCGCCACTCCGTTTTGTGCGCAACGGACCTGTTCGGTATGAAACTTCTTTATAATTCATGCATACTATCTCCGAAACAAACTTGTGTTACAATTAGGTTGGAAGGAACGAAAAGTTTGATAAGCCAATACATAAGGTTGAGTGGAGCACTTTTAGGTTTTCCATGCAATGGCAGACCTATCCCACAGGGTCTGTCTAAACACACACCAGCAAGTCATATCACCACATCTCTAAATCTTCCAATTGTTGCACAAATTCTGGCCCGCCCAAAACTGTAAATTTTCTATATGCAACTTCcggaaaaagaaacaatgGGGAGACAAAACGAGAGGGGTTGCCCCTCTGAGCAACAGAAAAAATTGTTCTCATAAAAACTGTAATATTTTGGGGAACGCACTATAAATTTCTCagaaattcttttttttttatttttttttttttttttctctgaGATTTGTTTGCTTTCCACAAACTACGCACCCACATGTCATCTACAACCACTCTTACTGCCACTATGAATCCAACCACAGACAAAGTGACATTCACTACCTCTAACACCCAGGGTGAGTTCGACTTGCTCGACATATTCTCCAACGATATGGATTTCGAACAAGCCTACGACATGTACAACAACATACAGGAGAAAACCGCATTGGGGTCATTCGAACACTTGCAAAAAGTCCAGATGTTGAACCAACAGTACGTCTCAAATCTACCACCACCCAACCAGTTCCCCGACCAGTTTGCCTACGAAAGAGCCCAAATATTGAATGGCGGGTACACCCCAAAACAGAAACCACCTGCCAACAACGACGACCCATTCGACCAATTTTTCACAAACACCGAATCCAACGCTTTGGAAAAGTTCTTGGACAACTTGGCCAACCCCGTGGCTTCAGTCAACCCATTACAGTTCTACAACAGAACGTCTCTGTTGGACGGCGACGTCGATTTCAATTTCGAAATGCACACCATGAAAGTGCCCCACCATCTCAAACCAAAATCTATTGACCACGCGGCATTGAAGCAAGAACTAACAGAAGCATTTGCCCacccaacaacaatcaccCAGTTGCCATCCCCAAACACAACCGACTACAAAACCACCCCACAAAAACCAACCCCACCAAAACCACAGTTTGTCACTCCACCCACATCTGGCGACGAgctgaaaaaaagaaccaGCGATATCGAAGACGACGAAAGCGAAGAAGAATCCACCAAACCACtaaaaaagagaaaaagatcATCAACCAAACCCTTGCTCAGCCTCGAACAAAAACGTCTAAACCATTCCCATTCAGAACAGAAAAGACGTCAGTTGTGCAAACTCGCCTACCAACGCTGCCTCGAGTTGATTATCGACCTAGACGCATTTAACAAACTCCCCGAACTAAACGAAAGCGAACGCAAATCAAAACGTGCAAGAATTAACAAAGACGGATTGCCCAATCTAAGCAAACACAACGCCTTGATCAGAATCAGCAACGAAATGATTCTCATCAAATCAATGAACGACGGGTTAAAGAAATTACTACAAAATAGCTAACCACAGGGTGGT is part of the Candida dubliniensis CD36 chromosome R, complete sequence genome and encodes:
- a CDS encoding retrotransposon protein, putative (transposable element), with product MWSRKKHVVNLTNFVSTCGQKCAGSGRWSGNRMPKKTRYFWKTRRLDLASTAKFCTTCRTLGHTRWTCTYGNHCFRCNENSHSTGGHFAYMEAQEAKVAKTTGYTLISKNKKKRRVQIPGYPPKNSPANQGQTISTNQGTTKNLPADQGPTTPAEQGKTTSAEPGKVQNTSAITAPTEPVSQDGVQTPSENTDPFKTVVTNWVPTIREHTEPVVEGLNKINYTNNSTVTTPKPVKPLESVWMNETSKEDEEITILEERKVPRIRKPAQNPVSMSSEEDDENDADYTDETMDEVSEQDSEDDNMETEDYQDGITNVDVPEETINQFIQIKNESQY
- a CDS encoding polyprotein of L1-like non-LTR retrotransposon Zorro 1, putative (transposable element;~Similar to C. albicans POL90), producing the protein MMKMMSIISMKPWMKFSNKIQKMITWKQKTTKMELLMLMYQKKQSTNLFRLKMRVSTEYVNVGSFNCEKTQNVLAPQELIEKYDILFLQELNESNIKVIKQLNLPTTLIFSEKTGIIIHHKINGLIKVHKQHVIDIGIQLAPDLSDALVTINNKKYHLINTYYPIADKSKQQKALTTCLSENLTKDKPIIWGGDFNHILSETLDRSYEGADKPGEAGSRKLSLELYHQLQLKDVFRSLFPTQKNHTNNNPHNNRRIDRFHISETIEVGEFHQEKLTTIKSTHDLIAITIKISNKPIIDMGRPRFIIRDNLMENPLFINDIIKNKPKNWKQLKQTISKLTRTKRYKKMEKELDSDIFDDLRVRFNGKTKPKNKAILKMEDLDGTIAETTDEILIIAKLFMETLYKKSPNIPNNITHYLKEFTTKVTNDERAKLDAPITLNELTDELTGKSASSTPGEDGFNFRFIKICWEVIGPILVNVSEEIQNSGKLPQELQNIIINLIPKKGKSNNINNTRPISIIDCAIRLISSVYNSRFQKILTNYISPDQHGFLSGRTISDASQKIQLVIDEMNKHKRKISGPGAILVDMAKAFDSLDHSYLKQVLKKFNLGPRTISFCMAITSGHKGQVSVNNKTSEEFKLDRGVRQGNPLSPLLFILALEPLFFQLNRRIQGIHMGKKLRVTRRHIL